In Pseudobacter ginsenosidimutans, the following are encoded in one genomic region:
- a CDS encoding DUF4442 domain-containing protein yields MPVTPSPEFIRLANHPFKLRLFLLMKLPAAFFSGVRIREMSNRHCKVSVPYRWGTQNPFRSTYFACLAMAAELSTGALAMSLIYKRKQAVSMLIVKMESEYFKKATGRTWFTCEDGEAMQEAVASAINTGTPQTFTALSEGLNEAGEKVAEFKFTWSFRVKS; encoded by the coding sequence ATGCCGGTAACTCCATCGCCTGAATTCATCAGACTGGCCAATCATCCATTCAAGCTTCGTCTTTTTCTTTTGATGAAACTGCCTGCAGCCTTCTTTTCAGGTGTTCGTATACGTGAGATGAGCAACCGCCATTGCAAAGTGTCCGTTCCTTACCGATGGGGCACGCAGAACCCGTTCCGTAGCACTTATTTTGCCTGTCTGGCTATGGCGGCGGAGCTCAGTACCGGAGCACTGGCCATGAGCCTGATCTATAAGCGGAAGCAAGCGGTGAGTATGCTGATCGTAAAAATGGAATCGGAATATTTCAAGAAAGCAACCGGCAGAACCTGGTTTACCTGTGAAGACGGAGAGGCGATGCAGGAAGCAGTTGCCAGTGCAATCAACACGGGAACGCCTCAAACCTTTACAGCTTTGTCAGAAGGGTTGAATGAAGCCGGGGAGAAAGTGGCGGAATTCAAATTTACCTGGTCTTTCAGGGTAAAGAGTTGA
- a CDS encoding alkaline phosphatase: MRGILILLLLAGLSARSQPKDCNTSNAHSHNDYEQPIPFFDAVSRQFGSIEADVFYQAEPEELWVAHTKEELKTKKRSLDSLYLIPLVKQIRQNNGFIWTDRTRRLQLMIDLKTAAAPTLGLLIKKLEKYPELINCPVLRIVISGNRPDPSLYRSFPSFIWFDGNIGTQYSAAALSRIAMLSAPLQQFTSWNGKGRIPEKELQPLVQAIADAHALQKPVRFWGSPDNINTWYTMIRLKVDFINTDRIQPLADFLNKLPQRISLNNRPHEVYRPNFKTDGVNKPVKNIILLIGDGMGVPQIYAGYTANHGQLSLFNMRNTGLSKTSSHDHYITDSAPGSTAFSSGEKTNNRFVGVDHTGAKLAVIPELIYPKMLSGIVTSGDITDATPADFYAHRMARDSAVAIFEDLAASPVQLVMGAGNRNFNQELHQSIQQRGFSITGDLDSVPAATKQKWIVMDTLAGKPAAGGRGEWLSKAFSKSLHILSSSGKGFFLMTEGAQIDHGGHDNSLHWLVTEMLDFDKVVGKALEFADKNGETLVIVTADHETGGLTLLEGDYGTGSVSGQFSTDDHTALPVPVFAYGPQSHLFRGVYENTEIFHRIMEVLGLKKK, from the coding sequence ATGCGCGGAATACTTATACTGCTTTTGCTGGCAGGCCTTTCAGCCCGGTCCCAGCCAAAAGATTGCAACACTTCCAATGCACATTCCCACAATGATTATGAACAACCCATTCCATTTTTTGATGCAGTGAGCCGGCAATTCGGGAGCATCGAAGCGGATGTATTCTACCAGGCAGAACCGGAGGAGTTATGGGTGGCGCATACGAAGGAAGAATTGAAAACGAAGAAGCGGTCGCTCGACAGCCTTTACCTGATCCCTCTGGTCAAACAGATCCGCCAGAATAATGGTTTTATCTGGACTGACCGCACACGCAGGCTGCAACTGATGATCGATCTGAAAACTGCCGCTGCGCCAACGCTCGGTCTGCTGATCAAAAAACTGGAAAAATATCCGGAGCTCATCAACTGTCCGGTTTTGCGAATCGTGATTTCCGGTAACAGGCCTGATCCTTCCCTTTATCGTTCCTTCCCATCCTTTATTTGGTTCGATGGAAATATCGGAACTCAATACAGCGCAGCAGCATTGAGCAGGATCGCCATGCTGAGCGCGCCTTTACAGCAATTCACTTCCTGGAATGGAAAAGGCCGGATCCCTGAAAAGGAGTTGCAGCCATTGGTGCAGGCTATAGCCGATGCACATGCTTTGCAAAAACCTGTGAGGTTCTGGGGATCACCGGACAATATCAATACATGGTATACGATGATTCGATTGAAAGTGGATTTCATCAATACAGATCGCATCCAGCCTTTGGCAGATTTTCTCAATAAATTACCCCAAAGGATTTCGCTGAACAACCGGCCTCATGAAGTGTACAGGCCCAACTTCAAAACTGATGGCGTTAACAAACCTGTGAAGAATATCATCCTGCTGATCGGCGATGGCATGGGGGTACCACAGATCTATGCAGGTTACACTGCCAATCACGGACAATTGAGTTTGTTCAATATGCGTAATACGGGATTGTCGAAAACCAGTTCGCATGATCATTACATCACAGATTCCGCACCCGGCTCCACTGCATTTTCCAGCGGGGAAAAAACAAATAACCGTTTTGTTGGTGTGGATCATACAGGCGCAAAACTGGCCGTGATACCTGAACTGATCTATCCCAAAATGCTGAGTGGTATTGTTACTTCAGGAGATATTACCGATGCCACTCCGGCGGATTTCTATGCGCATCGAATGGCGAGAGACAGCGCTGTGGCCATTTTCGAAGACCTGGCTGCGTCGCCTGTTCAGCTGGTGATGGGGGCCGGTAACAGGAATTTCAACCAGGAGCTCCATCAATCTATACAGCAGCGCGGATTCTCCATAACTGGAGATCTGGATAGCGTTCCAGCTGCAACAAAACAAAAATGGATAGTGATGGATACGCTGGCTGGCAAACCTGCAGCCGGTGGGCGTGGCGAATGGCTGAGCAAGGCATTCAGTAAATCACTTCACATCCTCTCGTCCTCCGGTAAAGGATTTTTCCTGATGACGGAAGGAGCACAGATCGATCATGGCGGTCATGATAATAGCCTGCATTGGTTGGTTACGGAGATGCTCGACTTCGACAAGGTGGTGGGCAAAGCCCTGGAGTTCGCAGATAAGAACGGCGAAACGCTGGTGATCGTAACAGCAGATCATGAAACAGGCGGGCTCACTTTATTGGAAGGGGATTATGGAACAGGTTCGGTTAGTGGACAATTTTCCACAGATGATCATACAGCTTTACCGGTACCTGTATTTGCCTATGGCCCTCAGTCCCATTTATTCAGAGGTGTTTACGAGAATACTGAAATATTTCACCGGATCATGGAAGTGCTGGGATTGAAAAAGAAATAA
- a CDS encoding Crp/Fnr family transcriptional regulator, whose amino-acid sequence MQQLIKRLQQLHYVSEEMQQHLESQFTRVVLPKNEFLIEEGKICRHLYFLEQGCLRGFYNLDGKEITHWFGFENDFVTSFHSFITQDPAVENIQLMEGSILWSISKDALNKLVDQHREAERLLRIAYEKYYIRLEGRFVNSQFRTAAERYEKLLTETPEIIERVPLGYIASFLGISQETLSRVRSRL is encoded by the coding sequence ATGCAGCAACTTATCAAAAGACTTCAGCAACTCCACTATGTGAGTGAAGAAATGCAGCAGCATCTTGAATCGCAGTTCACCAGGGTAGTGCTGCCCAAAAACGAATTCCTGATCGAAGAAGGAAAGATCTGCCGTCACCTGTATTTCCTGGAGCAAGGATGTCTGCGTGGTTTCTACAACCTTGATGGCAAGGAGATCACTCACTGGTTTGGTTTCGAGAACGACTTCGTTACATCTTTCCATAGTTTCATTACCCAGGATCCCGCCGTGGAAAATATACAACTGATGGAGGGCTCCATCCTCTGGAGCATTTCCAAAGATGCACTCAATAAACTGGTGGATCAGCACCGGGAAGCTGAACGGCTATTGCGCATTGCTTACGAGAAATATTATATCCGTCTGGAAGGCCGGTTCGTGAACTCACAGTTCCGCACAGCCGCAGAACGGTATGAGAAATTGTTGACAGAAACTCCGGAGATCATAGAACGGGTGCCATTGGGCTATATCGCCTCCTTCCTGGGCATCTCGCAGGAAACCCTGAGCCGGGTAAGAAGCCGGCTTTAA
- a CDS encoding GNAT family N-acetyltransferase: MKSITPVLKSEYEAVTDLWERSVRATHHFLTEENIRYFRPLILNNYLDAVELGCIRDHAGRIEAFMGISDGKLEMLFVEPELRGSGLGKMLVQHAVNKLGVTKVDVNEANEQAVAFYKKMGFVQTGYSELDGSGKPFPLIHMEIVAE; the protein is encoded by the coding sequence ATGAAATCTATTACACCTGTTTTGAAATCTGAGTATGAAGCTGTGACGGATTTATGGGAGCGTTCTGTCCGTGCTACCCATCATTTCCTGACGGAGGAGAATATCAGGTATTTCCGTCCGTTGATCCTGAACAATTACCTGGACGCTGTTGAACTTGGCTGCATCCGCGATCATGCAGGCAGGATCGAGGCATTCATGGGAATTTCAGATGGAAAACTGGAAATGTTATTCGTTGAGCCGGAATTGAGGGGAAGCGGATTAGGGAAGATGCTGGTGCAACATGCAGTCAATAAACTGGGGGTTACAAAAGTGGACGTGAACGAAGCCAATGAGCAGGCTGTAGCGTTCTATAAAAAAATGGGCTTTGTCCAAACCGGATACTCTGAGCTGGATGGAAGCGGTAAGCCGTTTCCCCTGATCCATATGGAAATAGTGGCGGAGTGA
- the yiaA gene encoding inner membrane protein YiaA — MEPKTLMPSGAFIAASWVALLTGVTAFNIGLWNADMQLNEKGYYFTVLMFGLFSAISVQKAVRDQLEGIPVTNIYYGLSWFSTILSILLLIIGLWNADLARSEKGFYGMAYTLGLFGAIAVQKNIRDMKSAEKKNNQLPSNKDDQGMIN; from the coding sequence ATGGAACCAAAAACGCTAATGCCTTCAGGCGCTTTCATTGCCGCTTCATGGGTGGCGCTTTTAACCGGTGTTACTGCTTTCAATATCGGACTGTGGAATGCCGATATGCAGTTGAATGAGAAAGGATACTATTTCACCGTATTGATGTTCGGTCTTTTCTCCGCCATTTCCGTACAAAAAGCTGTACGCGACCAGCTCGAAGGAATTCCTGTTACCAATATTTATTACGGATTATCATGGTTCTCTACCATACTCTCTATTCTGCTGCTGATAATCGGGCTATGGAATGCAGACCTGGCACGAAGTGAGAAAGGGTTTTACGGTATGGCCTATACGCTGGGACTGTTCGGCGCCATTGCCGTGCAGAAAAATATCCGTGATATGAAGTCAGCAGAAAAAAAGAACAATCAGCTCCCCTCAAATAAAGATGATCAGGGAATGATCAACTAA
- a CDS encoding thioredoxin domain-containing protein translates to MFRTTIIRPIFTATCLVLAVNATIAQDFTPDAALKPGMAAPPIVTAKWIKGEEVKSFEKGKVYVVEFWATWCGPCRGAMPHFSEVANKYKGKATVFSINTNELAYSKNKNADYIAKAGHFVERLGDGMDYAVGIDTRDTTMWSTWIKPTGFEGIPKAYIIGRDQKIAWIGHPAAVEEPLELIVNNKFDAAAQKQLAEDSKNIGEKYRAVFKPFRKLWDDKEYLKMLPYMDTLQSIRPNLADFYDGLRFEIYSRKNPELAGQLGEQYLKKYHNAPLTLMTMASFALDSGSAVNYPLALKMAEQVAARSETTDRSALGLLAKAWFRNGDAKKAIELQEAAIRSMENNQFLDIKPEMIEPSRKLLEEYKAQANTAAGIHFSTGNWKEIQELAKKEKKAIFIDVYTSWCGPCKKMAAEVFPQQQVGNVFNANFINYKIDAEKGEGIELSNRYNAKAYPTYLFINSDGELIYRTTGYMPAEAFLKEANIAIAEKNDPKPLARWMDEYRAGNRSKDFLLGYLKKRQATELPCEELIEELFPKLNATDLQEKETWTKLLASYISVQYIPDGFLYKYVIQHHAAIDSIGAARAPSLYIMQFGVNNYILKNIVPNKKEQELNKAETCMKQMATLLKSPDKEVIYRKVKLDYYSKNYDAKKFNAAVTNYVENGLFKRDPYQMIAENKPKFDKYMEPYLSGKEDSTKVANWDMMKDIMRLGDAVNWAYFLRDAAETVYMNPADKAMLQRGLAWAKKARDIFSHFSTEGVYAGLLFKNGKQNEAVKIYEQELVKLPSVKTELFEANTAQLKAGKAPKSLWK, encoded by the coding sequence ATGTTTCGAACAACAATCATCCGACCAATATTCACTGCCACCTGTTTAGTGCTGGCAGTGAACGCAACGATAGCTCAGGATTTCACTCCCGATGCAGCCCTGAAGCCCGGAATGGCCGCGCCGCCTATTGTTACGGCAAAATGGATAAAAGGGGAAGAAGTGAAATCATTCGAGAAAGGAAAAGTTTATGTGGTGGAATTCTGGGCCACCTGGTGCGGCCCCTGCCGTGGTGCCATGCCCCACTTCAGTGAAGTAGCCAACAAATACAAGGGTAAAGCCACAGTATTCAGCATCAACACTAACGAACTGGCATACTCGAAAAATAAGAATGCAGACTATATCGCCAAAGCCGGACATTTTGTGGAGCGGCTGGGCGATGGGATGGACTATGCAGTGGGCATCGACACCCGTGACACTACCATGTGGAGCACCTGGATCAAACCCACAGGATTCGAAGGCATCCCGAAAGCCTATATCATCGGCCGCGATCAGAAAATTGCATGGATCGGCCATCCGGCAGCAGTGGAAGAACCCCTGGAATTGATAGTGAACAACAAATTTGATGCTGCGGCTCAAAAACAACTGGCTGAGGATTCAAAAAACATAGGTGAAAAATATCGAGCAGTTTTCAAACCCTTCAGGAAATTATGGGACGATAAAGAATACCTGAAGATGCTACCGTATATGGACACACTGCAATCCATCAGGCCCAACCTGGCGGATTTCTATGATGGTTTGCGGTTCGAGATCTACTCCAGGAAGAATCCTGAACTGGCCGGCCAGCTGGGTGAACAATACCTGAAGAAATACCACAATGCGCCACTAACGCTGATGACCATGGCCTCCTTCGCACTCGACAGCGGCAGCGCAGTGAATTACCCCCTTGCCCTGAAAATGGCGGAACAGGTAGCTGCACGTAGTGAAACCACAGACAGGTCAGCACTGGGTCTGCTGGCAAAAGCCTGGTTCAGAAACGGAGATGCAAAGAAAGCCATCGAATTGCAGGAAGCAGCCATCCGCTCGATGGAGAACAATCAATTCCTGGACATAAAACCGGAAATGATAGAACCTTCCAGGAAATTGCTGGAAGAATACAAAGCCCAGGCAAACACTGCAGCCGGTATCCATTTCAGCACAGGAAACTGGAAAGAGATCCAGGAACTGGCGAAAAAAGAAAAGAAAGCCATTTTCATCGATGTGTACACTTCCTGGTGCGGCCCGTGTAAGAAAATGGCTGCCGAAGTATTCCCGCAACAACAGGTGGGCAATGTATTCAACGCCAATTTCATCAATTACAAAATTGATGCTGAGAAAGGAGAAGGGATTGAGCTCTCCAATAGATATAACGCTAAAGCATACCCTACTTATCTTTTCATCAACAGTGACGGGGAACTGATCTATCGCACTACCGGTTATATGCCTGCAGAAGCATTTCTCAAAGAAGCCAATATTGCCATCGCTGAAAAGAATGACCCGAAGCCCCTTGCCAGATGGATGGATGAATACAGGGCCGGCAACCGCAGCAAGGATTTCCTGCTCGGTTACCTCAAAAAAAGACAGGCAACGGAACTGCCCTGTGAAGAACTGATTGAAGAATTGTTCCCTAAACTGAATGCAACAGATCTTCAGGAAAAAGAAACATGGACAAAACTTCTCGCCTCCTATATTTCTGTACAGTATATTCCTGATGGATTTTTGTATAAATATGTAATTCAGCACCACGCTGCCATCGATAGCATCGGCGCTGCCAGGGCTCCTTCACTCTACATAATGCAGTTCGGGGTGAACAATTACATTTTGAAAAATATCGTACCCAATAAAAAAGAACAGGAACTGAACAAGGCGGAAACCTGTATGAAGCAGATGGCTACCCTGCTTAAGAGTCCTGATAAAGAAGTCATCTACCGGAAAGTGAAACTGGATTACTATTCGAAGAATTATGATGCGAAAAAATTCAATGCGGCAGTTACAAATTATGTAGAGAATGGTCTTTTCAAAAGAGATCCCTATCAAATGATCGCAGAGAACAAACCCAAATTCGACAAATACATGGAGCCCTATCTTTCCGGGAAGGAGGATTCCACAAAGGTTGCCAACTGGGACATGATGAAAGATATCATGCGTTTGGGAGATGCTGTTAACTGGGCATATTTTCTGCGAGATGCTGCAGAGACCGTTTATATGAACCCTGCAGACAAAGCGATGCTTCAACGCGGACTGGCCTGGGCAAAGAAAGCCAGGGATATTTTCTCTCACTTCTCCACCGAAGGCGTATATGCCGGACTATTGTTCAAAAATGGAAAACAGAACGAAGCAGTGAAGATCTATGAACAGGAACTGGTAAAATTACCTTCCGTGAAAACTGAACTTTTTGAAGCTAACACGGCCCAGCTGAAGGCCGGTAAAGCGCCGAAGAGTCTTTGGAAATAA
- a CDS encoding TlpA disulfide reductase family protein, whose product MKNIMLVCAATFSLSALNAQQKFKVSAKISNIAYPAKAFLTYNKGDQMQTDSVVVEKGKFTFSGTILNPSEATITLKQSDGNTDMFTRDFLQIYLEKGKLDISGDKQVKSAIVKGGGKAQADFNRFNAIMKPLNDKMAPLSEKMRQYFNEKNDAARDSIFPFLVAIRKDMTATETEFIKNNPDSWVTLGMMKVRAVIIDVPQFEPLYNAMTDELKNSDDGRKMADRLVIAKRLQPGQPFKNFVMNDTEGRPVSLESFKGKYVLVDFWASWCGPCRAENPHVLKAYNQFKDKNFDVLAISLDQKKDAWLKAIREDGMPWTHVSDLKGFDNVAAKEYGIIAIPQNFLLDPQGKIIAQNLRGENLAKKLAEIIP is encoded by the coding sequence ATGAAAAACATCATGCTCGTATGTGCTGCAACGTTCTCCCTGTCAGCCCTGAACGCTCAGCAAAAATTCAAGGTAAGCGCCAAAATCAGTAATATCGCCTATCCTGCCAAAGCCTTCCTTACTTACAACAAGGGAGATCAAATGCAAACAGATTCCGTAGTGGTTGAGAAAGGGAAATTCACTTTCAGCGGAACCATACTGAATCCGTCCGAAGCTACCATTACCCTGAAACAATCTGATGGCAACACAGACATGTTCACACGAGATTTCCTGCAGATTTACCTGGAAAAAGGAAAGCTTGACATCAGTGGAGATAAACAAGTCAAATCAGCAATTGTGAAAGGAGGCGGTAAGGCCCAGGCTGATTTTAACAGGTTCAATGCCATCATGAAGCCATTGAATGATAAGATGGCTCCATTGAGTGAAAAGATGCGACAGTATTTCAACGAGAAGAATGATGCAGCAAGGGATTCCATCTTCCCCTTTCTGGTTGCCATCCGAAAAGACATGACTGCCACAGAAACCGAATTCATCAAAAACAATCCTGACTCATGGGTTACACTCGGTATGATGAAAGTCAGGGCCGTGATCATCGATGTACCACAATTTGAACCTTTATACAATGCAATGACCGATGAATTGAAAAATTCTGACGATGGCCGGAAGATGGCTGACAGACTTGTGATTGCCAAAAGACTGCAACCCGGACAGCCCTTCAAAAATTTTGTGATGAACGATACAGAGGGCAGACCCGTAAGTCTCGAAAGTTTCAAAGGGAAATATGTACTGGTGGATTTCTGGGCCAGCTGGTGTGGTCCCTGCAGAGCAGAAAACCCTCATGTACTCAAAGCCTACAATCAGTTCAAGGATAAGAATTTTGATGTATTGGCCATTTCGCTCGACCAGAAAAAAGATGCCTGGCTGAAAGCCATCAGGGAAGATGGCATGCCCTGGACACATGTGAGCGACCTGAAAGGGTTCGACAACGTGGCAGCTAAAGAGTATGGTATTATCGCCATCCCCCAGAACTTCCTCCTGGACCCGCAGGGGAAGATCATTGCGCAAAACCTGCGTGGAGAAAACCTTGCAAAGAAACTGGCAGAGATCATTCCATAA
- a CDS encoding RagB/SusD family nutrient uptake outer membrane protein: MKKIKHSILYSFGIAMMLTSASSCKKDFLEVSPKGKLIAQSTNDYETSLISLAVLNMDSDAQLALGDDVASLEPYFSGSTLRMQRLFKWEDVIYQRGEDNFEMRVTMKNIYLFNKVINEVMQSTGGTEAQKKMVLAQAKTGRAWTYFLLINYFGKPYNPATAATDPGFPIIEKADVTENNFTRASVQEVYDFILSDLNSALADLPAQITHRIRVSRSAGEGILGKVLLFMRRFDEALPHFDNAFTYMNNAAINVGLYDYNVTFAPGGSFLPIGFLGPNFPLSPSHEENILAKQNGTTWAFISNEVLTSPETYDLYAPGDLRLNCFSATAYPGGAFPPKLLRRTGPLNKQIGFTVPDLYLLRAEAKARENDLAGAKADVEFLRSKRMPTNVAVPPAIASDKNALIKFILDERIREFALQGYRWFDMRRLSVDPDFSNTIGTTHTVYNAQGAVSATYTLRPERLTLRFAQKVIDLNPKMENNP, translated from the coding sequence ATGAAAAAGATCAAACATTCAATACTATATAGCTTCGGAATTGCCATGATGCTCACATCAGCAAGTTCCTGCAAAAAAGATTTCCTGGAAGTAAGCCCGAAAGGGAAACTCATTGCACAATCCACCAATGACTATGAAACATCACTCATTTCACTTGCTGTTCTGAATATGGATTCTGATGCCCAGCTTGCCCTGGGAGATGATGTGGCTTCCCTGGAACCCTATTTCTCCGGATCAACGCTGCGCATGCAAAGATTGTTCAAATGGGAAGACGTGATCTATCAGCGGGGAGAAGACAATTTTGAAATGAGGGTGACCATGAAGAATATCTATCTCTTCAATAAAGTGATCAACGAAGTGATGCAATCAACAGGCGGCACCGAAGCACAAAAAAAGATGGTGCTTGCCCAGGCAAAGACCGGAAGGGCCTGGACTTACTTTTTACTGATCAACTATTTCGGGAAACCTTATAACCCCGCAACAGCAGCAACAGACCCCGGGTTTCCCATTATCGAGAAAGCAGATGTGACCGAGAATAATTTCACCAGGGCCTCAGTTCAGGAAGTGTATGATTTTATTCTTAGCGACCTGAATTCAGCCCTTGCCGACCTTCCTGCACAGATCACCCACCGCATCAGGGTTTCCAGATCCGCAGGCGAAGGCATACTGGGAAAAGTGTTGTTGTTCATGAGGCGTTTTGATGAGGCCCTGCCACATTTCGATAATGCTTTCACCTATATGAACAATGCCGCCATCAATGTTGGATTGTACGATTACAATGTAACCTTTGCCCCCGGTGGCAGTTTCCTTCCCATCGGTTTCTTGGGCCCCAATTTCCCATTATCCCCCTCCCATGAGGAAAATATCCTTGCCAAGCAGAATGGCACCACATGGGCGTTCATCAGTAATGAAGTTCTGACCAGTCCGGAAACATATGATCTCTATGCCCCGGGAGATCTCCGCCTGAATTGTTTCAGCGCAACTGCCTATCCGGGAGGCGCATTTCCTCCCAAACTTTTAAGAAGAACGGGACCACTCAACAAGCAAATCGGTTTTACGGTACCAGACCTTTACCTGCTAAGAGCCGAAGCGAAAGCACGGGAAAATGATCTTGCCGGCGCAAAAGCTGATGTTGAATTTCTCAGGAGTAAAAGGATGCCCACCAATGTGGCTGTCCCTCCTGCAATAGCCAGTGATAAGAATGCCCTGATCAAATTCATCCTCGATGAACGCATCCGTGAATTTGCGCTGCAGGGCTACCGCTGGTTCGATATGCGCCGTTTGTCTGTTGATCCTGATTTCAGCAATACGATCGGCACCACACATACAGTGTATAATGCACAGGGAGCAGTATCCGCTACATACACCCTGAGACCAGAAAGGCTTACCCTTCGATTTGCACAGAAGGTAATAGACCTGAACCCGAAAATGGAAAACAACCCATAG